Genomic DNA from Theropithecus gelada isolate Dixy chromosome 1, Tgel_1.0, whole genome shotgun sequence:
AGCATTAACACACAAATAATATACAAACATGCTAAAAATGTTCCTAtcccaaagaaaaaaagttttggttgttttttttttactatagttCTTACTCTTTTCCCCGGAAAGACCACTTCTAAACCAAACAATTTTTTGGAAATattatgttttctgattttaaaagtactacaaaaatatttctgtttagtATAGTAGACGAGGTACTACAGGACTGAGCCATCTGGTAAAATCAACTAAAattactggatttttaaaaagtcttaaatgCATTCAGAAGCTGACAAGAAAGTAAAGATTACTTAATGTATTGTATGTCTATTCTAAGGCATCATTGGTTGAAAGATATGCCATTACTTTactactaagaaagaaaaaaatgctatcaAACTATGACATAATGCTttcttataacttttttcttgtaacttttattttatacttatggAAGATCTTGTAGGCAtatcttctattttttcctttcgtttttattcatttacttatttaaagacaagatcttgctatgttacccaagacttgaagtcctgacctcaagcaatcctcctgcctctgcctcctgagtagctgagactgtgctaccgcacccagcttatttttgtaattttatttttttgagacagggtctcactctgtcacccaggctggagtatagtggtgtgatcatggctcactgcaggctggacctcctgggctcaagcagtcctccagcctcagcctcccgagtagctgggattacaggcatatgccaccacatttggctaattttgtatttttagagcagatggggtttctccatgttggtcaggctggtctcgaactcccgacgtcaggtgatctgcccgtctcggcctcccaaaatgctgggattacaggcatgagccacggcacctggccaatttttttactttagtagtgacggggtcttgctatgttgtccaagctggtcttgaactcctgggctcaagtgatcctcctgcctcagcctcccaaagggctgggattacaggcgtgagccaccaccccagccTGAATCCAGCTTATCTTTAATCATATATTACTCTTGAGCATATATTAACAGTAAAATGTAAGTGAAAAATTTGCTTAAGGTATGCTTAAAACTACCTCACATTTAATCTGACTCTTCCACACAATTCTCTGTGCCATCAAGAACATTAGTAATGTATTATTTCGAAAAACAATCCCtaacataatgaaaaaaacattGATACTGGGCTCTTAAGCCTGACTTTGCTATTATGCAGCACTAACCTACTTCTGACTCGTTTTAGTAGTGTTGCTGAAAAGTCTGATTCACTATACCATCCCCTCTCCACTAACATTTGATGTCTGGGGTTAAAAGAATGCTCCACTGTTGGTCTCAAGATTTTCTTCCAAGCCACTGACATTCATTCTGCAATGAATTTTGATGCTGCAATTTCGATATTCATACATGCATAAACAATGACATTTATGTAATGGCTGACTGGCTGACAGTGATTGTAGACAGTTTAAGATACATACTGAtttcaaagatgttaaaatgtgaaaaatacatttcaaacaatgaaatataataaagaaagaatgaagtgaAATCTAGAGGATATCTACCAAAACTGGAAGAACTTAGGTCCAAGTTTAATAGCACTGTGCAGCATGTGGGTTGGAAATGAAAGCCCAGACCCACCTAAAATAGGGAATCTAAAAGGAGATTCCCTCTTCCCCCTATAAAGCTGGGTCCCAAAGAGTTACTCTCTCAGTGTAAGGCAAATTAGAAATCATCCATTTCTCCACCATAATTATCACCACCAGATGACTACAACAGTAATTGCTCATCTCAAAATTTGGTGCTGAGTCGGGAAAGGGAGATTATCTCCTCCAAGAACCTGTAACCACAAGCCAGCCCTAATGCAGGTTTGCAGCAGAAAAATAACCTAACACTataacctaaaagaaaaaaaaaaaaatcataagccaAGAATTAGGATTCAAATAGTCCTAGTACAATGATGCCCTCAGATGCTCAAAAGAAGCATGTCCCTTTGGAGGACCTCATCTATCCCAGGCCTCAAggaatttccaaataaaatgttttttaaaaagtcagtagaGCAATGaagcaagacaaaaacaaaaacaaatcacaaaactGCCAGGAAACAAAGCACCATGAGCAAGAACCAgcaggaggccgggcgtggtggctcacaccagtaatcccagcactttgggaggctgaggcaggaggatgggccAGGCATCAACAGTCTTTTATAGGAATAGAACCAAGATTTTGTTTAGTGAGTAATATGCTAAACTTAAAATGCTTACTCTTAGGGACTGAATTGTGTTTCCCAGCACACCACCTCTCCCTAGTCCCCTCCCCAGCCACCActgaaatttatatattgaagccctaaccaaTGTGACTagatttggagatagggcttttaaggttaaatgagatcataagagTGGGGCCCAAATCCaacaggactggtgtccttataagaggaaaaggcgccaggcgtggtggctcagccgggtgcggtggctcacgcctgtaatcctagcacttcgggaggccgaggcgggtggatcacctgaggtcaggagttcaaggccagcctgcccaatgtggtgaaaacccatctctactaaaaatacaaaaattagccaggcgtggtggcaggcgcctgtaattgcagctacctgggagtctgaggcaggaaaatcgcttgaacctgggaggcggaggttgcagtgagccgagatcatgccattgcactccagcctgggggacaagagtgagacttcgtctcaaaaaataataataataaataagaggaaaagaaactagaactctctttctcttcatgaaCACAGAGGAGAAGCCATGTGCGTACACAGGGGCAgagcagctgtctgcaagccaggaagagcgCCTCACCAGAAACTGATTCTGCCAGAACCTttatctgggaggtggaggctgtggtgagccacagcactgcactccagcctgggcaacacagtgaggctctgtctcaaaaaaaaaatccaataaacgAAGATAAATGAATCATATAAACATATTGGAAATAGATTGAAGTCTCGCTTAGTTAACTATAACGGTAACATAGTACTCACTAAAATAAGACATCTATGACAAATTAGTGAATGTTATTAATGCAAAGTATGTTTGAGATTAGTCATTGCACAAGAAAATTTGAACACcctgaaatctttttttatttttatttttctgagatggagtctcactctgtcacccaggctagagtgtagtggcacaatctcggctcactgcaacctctgccgcccaggttcaagtgattctcctgcctcagcctcctggtagctggcattacaggcacctgacactgtgcctggctaatttttgtagttttagtagcgatggggtttcaccatcttggccaggctggtcttgaactcctgacctcatgatccacccacctcagcctcccaaagtgctgggattacaggcatgtgccactgtgcccagccgaacACCCTGAAATCTTAAAGTTTATATCTGAAAGAAATTTGGTAGAGGTTTTACCACATTTGACAATCATCTTAAGAAATTACATGGTATTACCAAAAGGAAGTTGTAAAGCTGAAGGAAACTTTTCTAAACAATCAGTAATGAGAATAAATTTCaaacaagaaggagaaaagattGATTTATCTTTATATTCATGTAATAGAAAATACTACAAAATCTTGatcaggcacggtgactcataactgtaatcccagcactttgggaggccatcgtaggtggattgcttgagctcagtagttcaagaccagactgggcaacatggcatgaCCCCAGggcctctataaaaaaatacaaaacttagctgggcttggtggtgcacatctgtagtcccagccagttgggaggctgaggtgggaggatcacttgaacccaggaggtcaaggctgcagtgagctgtgatggtgccattgcactctagcctgggagacagagtgaaaccctgtctcaaaaaaaaaaaaaaaaaaggaaggaaagaaggaaggagaaagaaagaaagagagagagaaagaaagaggagagagaaagactaCAAAATATTGTCATATGATGAAGCAATCAGAGTTGCAGGAAGAAAAGTATCACAGAGGTGATTCaggtaattaataaaaatattatgttgtttttctggattttatcatttgtgttcttgatttaaaaaatttttaaatttgttatgatttcttttttcactctaAATGAAAACTTACTTCTGTGCATAATTTTGTACTTAtaattgaaaatttatattttcactctttttaaatttttttttttaacaaaaagagcCCCCAAATTACATGAGCTTCAGGTCCTACAAAGCCTGGCTCCACTCCTGATGACAGATGAATATGAAAACAAGAGAGCAGAGTATGAGTCTGAGGTGGAGGGAGTCATGGTAGGACAAGCATTTAGAAAGTTTCTTCCACTCTTTGACCGAGTATTGGTTGAAAGGAGTGCTGCTGAAACTGTAACCAAAGGAGGCATTATGCTTCCAGAAAAATCTCAAGCAACAGTAGTTGCTATTGGATCGCATTCTAAAGGAAAGGGTGGAGAGATTCAACCAGTTAGCGTTAAAGTTGGAGATAAAGTTCTTCTCCCAGAATATGGAGGCACCAAAGTAGTTCTAGATGACAaggattatttccttttttttttttttttttttttttgagacggagtctcgcgctgtgtcacccaggctggagtgcagtggcgcgatctcggctcactgcaagctccgcctcccaggttcaggccattctcctgcctcagcctccgagtagctgggactacaggcgcccgccaccacgcccggctagttttttgtatttttagtagagacggggtttcaccatgttagccaggatggtctcgatctcctgacctcgtgatccgcctgcctcggcctcccaaagtgctgggattacaggcttgagccaccgcgcccggccggattatTTCCTATTTAGAGATGGTGACATTCTTGGAAAGTACGTAGACTGAAATAAGTCACTATTGAAATGGCATCAACGTGAAGCTGCCCATTCCACTGAAGTTCTGAAATCTTTCATCATGTAAATAATTtccatatttctcttttataataaactaatgataactaacaacaacaacaacaaaaaacccacaacatCACTTAAGGTAAACTTATTAATCATTTCAATAGAAGTTTGAAAATGCACGATAATAAAACTCAACGACCTTCACATTAAAACTAGATCTATTTACTATATCTGGCAGTATGCTATAGTAGGTATATTTCTGCACATCATGTTggggcagaaaaataaaaatacaaagtacagATATATTCTACCTAGAGTTAATCAAACTACAAAGTTTGAAGGAACAGTGCCCACAAGACTATCCTCACTTCTGATACAAACTATAAATTTGGGGGGTCCAAAAACTGCCTTCTTTGATAATTCACAAGACTCACAGAGCTCACTGAAAAGTATTATGCTCATGGTTACGGTTTCTTACAGAGAAAAGATACAAATGAAAGTCAGCCAAGGTGGCTGCGtaaaaatggtgcagccactataaAAAACACTGTGGTGGTTTCtcgaaaaaatagaaataaaattaccatGGCAATTCTACTTGGGGtgtatccaaaataattgaaagcaggtctcaaagagatactgcacacccatgttcacagcagcattattcatactaTTTAAAACACAGAAGCAACCCCAAACATCCACTGATGgaggaatggataaacacaatgtggtatacacatacagtgaaatattacaCAGCCTtaacaagaaaggaaattctgacatgctacAAAATGAatgaaccctgaggacattatcctaagtgaaataagtcagtcacagaaagacaaatgctgtataTTCTACTTATTTGAGgcagagtagtcaaaatcatacagacagaaagtagaatggtgtttgccagagggtggaggggagagaaaaattggaagttgtttaatgggtagagaGTTTcaattttacaagatgaaaagaattaTGAAGATGCacgttataaatatatttaatactgcTGAACTGTATacataaaaatggttaagacagtACATTTTGTGTTATGTATATCTTATTACAATTAaagaatttggccaggcacggtggctcacgcctgtaatcccagcactttgagaggctgaggcaggtggatcacctgaagttgggagttcgagaccagcctgaccaacatggagaaaccctgtccctactaaaaatacaaaattagccgggcatggcagtgggtgcctgtaatcacagctactcggaggctgaggcaggagaatcgcttgaacctgggaggcggaggttgcgatgagccaagatcacgccactgcagcctgggcaacaagagtgaaactccgtctcaaaaaaaaaaaaaaaaattgaaaaaatacaggatccccagttaaatttgaatttcagacatacttatgttaaaaaattattcattgtttactGAAATCCAGATTTAACTGGTGTCCTGTATTTACCTGGCAACCGTAACCCCTCCCACTGAAAATAGTAgctatacacacaaacacaaacatatacacatatagccACATACATACCCACACACATCATCTTCTTAAAGGCATCAGAAGTGACAAGATAAAAAGGTATTATCAAGTGTGATAACTTTGTACTGTGTCAATGAAGAGTGTAATTAACATACTCAGAGATAggaaaatatggccgggcgcggtggctcaagcctgtaatcccagcactttgggaggccgaggcgggcggatcacgaggtcaggagatcgagaccatcctggctaacatggtgaaaccccgtctctactaaaaatacaaaaaaNNNNNNNNNNNNNNNNNNNNNNNNNNNNNNNNNNNNNNNNNNNNNNNNNNNNNNNNNNNNNNNNNNNNNNNNNNNNNNNNNNNNNNNNNNNNNNNNNNNNNNNNNNNNNNNNNNNNNNNNNNNNNNNNNNNNNNNNNNNNNNNNNNNNNNNNNNNNNNNNNNNNNNNNNNNNNNNNNNNNNNNNNNNNNNNNNNNNNNNNNNNNNNNNNNNNNNNNNNNNNNNNNNNNNNNNNNNNNNNNNNNNNNNNNNNNNNNNNNNNNNNNNNNNNNNNNNNNNNNNNNNNNNNNNNNNNNNNNNNNNNNNNNNNNNNNNNNNNNNNNccccaaaaaaaaaaaaaaaaaaaaaaaaaaaaaaaaaaaaaaaagagataggaaaATATGACCAATTCATACAATGAGAAGTGAATAATTTTTTCATACAGACTCACAGACCCACAAAATTTGCAGCTTCAGTTCTACAACTTCAGTCAAGGGTCAAAGTAAACACAGAATACAAAATCTCACTAGATCTGATCTCAAATAGATTTTCCTGTCCAGTGtacacaaaatgttttctttttcttttttttttttgagatggactcttgctctgttgcccaggctggagtagcagtggcaggatctcagctcactgcaacctccacctcccaggttcaag
This window encodes:
- the LOC112609332 gene encoding 10 kDa heat shock protein, mitochondrial-like; amino-acid sequence: MVGQAFRKFLPLFDRVLVERSAAETVTKGGIMLPEKSQATVVAIGSHSKGKGGEIQPVSVKVGDKVLLPEYGGTKVVLDDKDYFLFRDGDILGKYVD